One Streptomyces sp. NBC_00223 genomic window carries:
- a CDS encoding aminopeptidase P family protein, whose product MTRSVSTPHTGSHDLPVSPALREFMAASWAPTPLPPGTRLPGEEFTAARRARLSARFPGERLIIPAGRLRVRSNDTDHRFRPHTAYAWLTGFTGEDQPGHVLLLEPAGSGHQAVLYVRPRSPRTGDEFYRDRRYGEFWVGRRPDLDEAAELSGLRCAHLDDLPKPLTGSAPPTRVLAGVDPAVDALVGPGNHAADRDAELAGALSELRLLKDPWEVAQLQLAVDHTTAGFEDVVRALPQALRHPRGERWIEGVFGLRARAEGNGTGYDTIAASGAHACVLHWIRNDGPLDPAQLLLLDAGVETDTLYTSDITRTLPLSGRFSPAQRTAYDLVFAAQEAGIAALRPGARFRDFHEAAMRVIAEGLHDWGVLRISPDESMDPDSGLHRRWTLCSSGHMLGMDVHDCAQARAETYLDGVLEEGHVLTVEPGLYLQPDDETLPSELRGMGIRIEDDLVITADGARLMSDALPRTADAVEEWMGTLLDG is encoded by the coding sequence ATGACCAGATCCGTCTCCACCCCGCACACCGGCAGCCATGACCTGCCCGTCTCCCCCGCACTGCGGGAGTTCATGGCCGCCTCCTGGGCGCCCACCCCGCTCCCGCCGGGGACCCGGCTGCCCGGCGAGGAGTTCACCGCGGCCCGCCGCGCCCGGCTGTCCGCCCGCTTCCCCGGTGAACGGCTGATCATCCCGGCCGGCCGGCTCCGGGTCCGCTCCAACGACACCGACCACCGCTTCCGCCCGCACACCGCCTACGCCTGGCTGACCGGCTTCACCGGCGAGGACCAGCCCGGCCATGTCCTGCTGCTCGAACCGGCCGGCAGCGGCCACCAGGCCGTGCTGTACGTACGGCCGCGCTCACCGCGCACCGGCGACGAGTTCTACCGCGACCGCCGCTACGGCGAGTTCTGGGTCGGCCGGCGCCCCGACCTCGACGAGGCCGCCGAGCTCAGCGGGCTGCGCTGCGCGCACCTGGACGACCTGCCCAAGCCGCTGACCGGATCGGCCCCGCCCACCCGGGTGCTGGCCGGGGTCGACCCGGCCGTCGACGCGCTCGTCGGGCCCGGGAACCACGCCGCCGACCGCGACGCGGAGCTGGCGGGCGCGCTCTCCGAGCTGCGACTGCTCAAGGACCCTTGGGAAGTGGCCCAGTTGCAGCTCGCCGTCGACCACACGACGGCCGGTTTCGAGGACGTGGTCCGCGCCCTGCCGCAGGCCCTGCGGCACCCGCGCGGCGAACGCTGGATCGAGGGCGTCTTCGGCCTGCGCGCCCGCGCCGAGGGCAACGGCACCGGGTACGACACCATCGCCGCCTCCGGCGCGCACGCCTGCGTCCTGCACTGGATACGCAACGACGGCCCGCTCGACCCGGCCCAACTCCTCCTGCTGGACGCCGGGGTGGAGACCGACACCCTCTACACCTCCGACATCACCCGCACCCTGCCGCTGTCCGGCCGCTTCTCCCCGGCCCAACGCACCGCCTACGACCTGGTGTTCGCCGCCCAGGAGGCCGGCATCGCCGCGCTGCGCCCCGGCGCCCGCTTCCGCGACTTCCACGAGGCCGCCATGCGGGTCATCGCCGAAGGGCTGCACGACTGGGGGGTGTTGCGGATCTCCCCGGACGAGTCGATGGACCCGGACAGCGGACTGCACCGCCGCTGGACGCTGTGCAGCAGCGGTCACATGCTCGGCATGGACGTGCACGACTGCGCCCAGGCGCGGGCCGAGACCTACCTCGACGGCGTACTGGAGGAAGGCCATGTCCTGACCGTCGAGCCCGGTCTGTACCTCCAGCCGGACGACGAGACGCTGCCGTCCGAGCTGCGCGGGATGGGCATCCGGATCGAGGACGACCTGGTGATCACGGCGGACGGCGCCCGGCTGATGTCGGACGCGCTGCCTCGGACGGCCGACGCCGTCGAGGAGTGGATGGGCACACTCCTGGACGGCTGA
- a CDS encoding collagenase codes for MNPQPVRRSLTGFVILALALCLGLGVLAQSGWASAQSPAKADPAKSAVTSGAKAANRPAGPAAQPATVAGNRPEHVGTTPLKAADRAPQAASKDALKRDYDQPDAPKASHPAPSMKAAARARAKANGLTTAAAATCNVSDFTSRTGSALVTQVKSATTGCVNTLFNLTGNDAYQAFREAQMATVANAMRDASASYPGDSSTGMPQLVLYLRAGYYVQYYNASTVGSYGTTLVTAVRGALDAFFASPHSSDVTDANGEALAEAVTLIDSSEQDGRYLYVIKRLLNGYNSSYDSSWYMLNAVNNVYTVLFRGHQFPDFVTAVQADTSLLDTLYNFASSHVSLLSTDQAYLDSNAGRELARFLQESSLYSKVSPMVAGLLNQSAITGPTAALWVGVAEMTSYYDASNCSYYNTCDLADRLKSSVLTSNYTCSSSIRILAQDMTADQLSSSCNSLRAQDAYFHSLVHDNGPVANDNNSTIEVVVFNSSTDYQTYAGAMYGIDTNNGGMYLEGDPSAAGNQPRFIAYEAEWVRPDFQIWNLNHEYTHYLDGRFDTYGDFDAGTVTPTTIWWIEGFAEYVSYSYRNVVYTDAQNQAATHAYTLSSVFGNTYDSGETLVYNWGYLAVRYMLQSHPADITTLLGDYRAGNYTAAQTLLTSTIGSRYNSDWNTWLTACGAGNCGSIGGGGTTPPTTPPTTPPTTPPTTPSTTPSGGGTAPECTGPDTRMLDRNCARSNQSATTGNLAYLYLYVPAGTTRLTITSSGGTGNADLYYSNSGWATSTSYTAKATGSGNSHTLTVTNPTAGYNYVSLYAVQGFSGAKVTTSF; via the coding sequence GTGAATCCCCAACCGGTACGACGAAGTCTCACCGGATTCGTCATACTCGCCCTGGCCCTCTGTCTGGGCCTCGGTGTACTCGCGCAGTCCGGCTGGGCCTCGGCCCAGTCACCCGCCAAGGCCGACCCGGCCAAGTCCGCCGTCACGTCCGGCGCCAAAGCCGCGAACCGCCCGGCCGGACCGGCCGCGCAGCCCGCCACGGTCGCCGGGAACCGGCCCGAGCACGTCGGCACCACCCCCCTCAAGGCCGCCGACCGGGCGCCGCAGGCCGCGTCCAAGGACGCGCTCAAGCGGGACTACGACCAGCCGGACGCCCCCAAGGCGAGCCACCCGGCCCCCTCCATGAAGGCCGCGGCCCGCGCCAGGGCCAAGGCCAACGGCCTCACCACCGCGGCCGCCGCCACCTGCAACGTCTCGGACTTCACCAGCCGTACCGGCAGCGCCCTGGTCACCCAGGTCAAGTCGGCCACCACGGGCTGCGTCAACACGCTGTTCAACCTGACGGGCAACGACGCCTACCAGGCCTTCCGTGAGGCGCAGATGGCCACGGTCGCCAACGCCATGCGCGACGCCTCCGCCTCCTACCCCGGCGACAGCAGCACGGGAATGCCGCAGCTGGTGCTCTACCTGCGGGCCGGCTACTACGTCCAGTACTACAACGCCTCCACCGTCGGCAGCTACGGCACCACCCTGGTGACCGCCGTCCGCGGCGCGCTCGACGCCTTCTTCGCCAGCCCCCACTCCAGCGACGTCACCGACGCCAACGGCGAGGCGCTGGCCGAGGCCGTCACCCTGATCGACAGCTCCGAGCAGGACGGCCGCTACCTGTACGTCATCAAGCGGCTGCTGAACGGCTACAACAGCTCGTACGACAGCTCGTGGTACATGCTCAACGCGGTCAACAACGTCTACACCGTGCTCTTCCGGGGCCACCAGTTCCCCGACTTCGTCACGGCGGTCCAGGCCGACACCAGCCTGCTCGACACCCTCTACAACTTCGCGTCGAGCCATGTCTCGCTGCTCAGCACCGACCAGGCGTACCTGGACTCGAACGCGGGCCGTGAACTGGCCCGGTTCCTCCAGGAGTCGTCGCTGTACAGCAAGGTCTCCCCGATGGTCGCCGGGCTGCTCAACCAGAGCGCCATCACCGGCCCGACCGCGGCCCTGTGGGTCGGCGTCGCGGAGATGACCAGCTACTACGACGCCTCCAACTGCTCGTACTACAACACCTGCGACCTGGCGGACCGGCTCAAGAGCTCGGTGCTGACGTCCAACTACACGTGCAGCTCCAGCATCCGCATCCTGGCGCAGGACATGACGGCCGATCAGCTCAGCTCCAGCTGCAACAGCCTGCGCGCCCAGGACGCGTACTTCCACAGCCTGGTCCACGACAACGGCCCCGTCGCCAACGACAACAACTCCACCATCGAAGTGGTGGTCTTCAACTCCAGCACCGACTACCAGACCTACGCCGGCGCGATGTACGGCATCGACACCAACAACGGCGGCATGTACCTGGAGGGCGACCCCTCCGCGGCCGGCAACCAGCCCCGCTTCATCGCCTACGAGGCCGAGTGGGTGCGCCCGGACTTCCAGATCTGGAACCTCAACCACGAGTACACCCACTACCTCGACGGCCGGTTCGACACGTACGGCGACTTCGACGCCGGCACGGTCACCCCGACCACCATCTGGTGGATCGAGGGCTTCGCGGAGTACGTCTCCTACTCGTACCGCAACGTCGTCTACACCGACGCGCAGAACCAGGCCGCCACGCACGCCTACACGCTGAGTTCGGTGTTCGGGAACACCTATGACTCCGGGGAGACCCTGGTCTACAACTGGGGCTATCTCGCGGTCCGTTACATGCTCCAGTCGCATCCGGCCGACATCACCACGCTGCTCGGCGACTACCGGGCGGGCAACTACACCGCCGCGCAGACCCTGCTCACCAGCACCATCGGGTCGCGCTACAACTCCGACTGGAACACCTGGCTGACCGCGTGCGGCGCCGGCAACTGCGGCAGCATCGGTGGTGGCGGCACCACTCCGCCCACCACCCCGCCGACCACTCCGCCCACCACGCCTCCGACCACGCCGTCCACCACCCCGAGCGGCGGCGGCACCGCGCCCGAGTGCACCGGCCCGGACACCCGCATGCTCGACCGGAACTGCGCCCGCAGCAACCAGTCGGCGACCACCGGCAACCTCGCCTACCTCTACCTCTACGTCCCCGCCGGCACCACGCGGCTGACGATCACGTCCTCCGGCGGCACCGGCAACGCCGACCTCTACTACAGCAACTCCGGCTGGGCGACCAGCACCAGCTACACCGCGAAGGCCACCGGGTCCGGCAACAGCCACACGCTGACCGTCACCAACCCGACGGCCGGCTACAACTACGTGAGCCTCTACGCGGTCCAGGGCTTCTCGGGAGCGAAGGTCACCACCAGCTTCTGA
- a CDS encoding ABC transporter substrate-binding protein: MTKRTSVALAAGIAVSLAMATAACTDTHDGSDRNRSGERKPPGVATGTVIGGTPQRGGTLTVLSNQDFAHLDPTRNWTMPNMDFGIRLLYRTLTTFKAAPGEEGGKIVPDLATDLGRSSAGGKVWTFTLRPGLKYEDGTPVKAQDVKYNVERSFSPDLTGGPDYAHQYLADTDGYDGPLTGKHLSSIVTPDDRTIVFHLKRPVAEFSYTVTLPTFSPVPQSREAGVQYDLRPFSSGPYKIDSYQRGKQMTLIRNPYWDPATDPVRKAYPDRIVVKMGMQGGQIDDRLIAGSGADASAVQWSNLSPASVAKVLPKPDVRARLSAEPTGCTDMLYLNTARGPFTDVTVRKAMQYAVDKSAQVTADGGPALNDVATSYLPPLLSAGASTDFYKVPWSGMPDTAKKLLQQAGKPEFSATLTVSTGDKTRAEALQESLAKVGVTVKITTVDPSVYYDTIGDTAHAPDMTLGGWCPDYPSGATFLPFVFDGRTIRAKGNQGNFSQFRDTAVMKRMDRIEAMSNPGEAQYAWADLDTQIMRESPAVPLLWQRKPLLVGTNVAGAFGHSAWTGQFDFAVIGLKDPAKSAG; this comes from the coding sequence ATGACCAAGCGCACCAGCGTCGCCCTCGCGGCCGGCATCGCCGTGTCCCTCGCCATGGCCACGGCGGCCTGCACGGACACCCATGACGGCTCGGATCGGAACCGGTCCGGCGAGCGGAAGCCACCGGGCGTCGCCACGGGGACCGTGATCGGCGGCACCCCGCAGCGCGGCGGCACCCTGACCGTGCTGTCCAACCAGGACTTCGCCCACCTGGACCCGACCCGCAACTGGACGATGCCGAACATGGACTTCGGCATCCGCCTGCTCTACCGGACGCTGACCACCTTCAAGGCCGCCCCGGGGGAGGAGGGCGGCAAGATCGTCCCCGACCTGGCCACCGACCTCGGCCGGTCCTCGGCGGGCGGGAAGGTGTGGACGTTCACCCTCAGACCCGGCCTGAAGTACGAGGACGGCACCCCGGTCAAGGCGCAGGACGTGAAGTACAACGTCGAGCGCTCCTTCTCCCCCGACCTGACCGGCGGCCCCGACTACGCCCACCAGTACCTCGCCGACACCGACGGCTACGACGGGCCGCTCACCGGCAAGCACCTGTCGTCCATCGTGACCCCGGACGACCGCACGATCGTCTTCCACCTCAAGCGGCCGGTCGCGGAGTTCTCGTACACCGTCACCCTGCCGACCTTCTCGCCGGTCCCGCAGTCCCGGGAGGCGGGGGTGCAGTACGACCTGCGGCCGTTCTCCTCCGGCCCGTACAAGATCGACAGCTATCAGCGCGGCAAGCAGATGACGCTGATCCGCAACCCGTACTGGGACCCGGCCACCGACCCGGTGCGCAAGGCGTACCCGGACCGGATCGTCGTCAAGATGGGGATGCAGGGCGGCCAGATCGACGACCGGCTGATCGCCGGTTCCGGCGCGGACGCCTCGGCCGTGCAGTGGTCCAACCTCAGCCCGGCCAGCGTCGCCAAGGTGCTGCCGAAGCCGGACGTACGGGCCCGGCTGTCCGCCGAACCCACCGGCTGCACCGACATGCTCTACCTCAACACCGCCCGCGGGCCGTTCACCGATGTGACGGTCCGCAAGGCGATGCAGTACGCCGTCGACAAGTCCGCCCAGGTCACGGCGGACGGCGGGCCCGCGCTCAACGACGTCGCCACGTCGTATCTGCCGCCGCTGCTGTCCGCCGGTGCCAGCACGGACTTCTACAAGGTGCCGTGGAGCGGAATGCCCGACACCGCCAAGAAGCTGCTCCAGCAGGCGGGAAAGCCCGAGTTCAGCGCCACCCTGACCGTCTCCACCGGTGACAAGACCCGGGCCGAGGCGCTTCAGGAGTCGCTGGCCAAGGTCGGCGTCACCGTCAAGATCACCACGGTCGACCCGTCCGTCTACTACGACACCATCGGCGACACCGCCCACGCGCCCGACATGACGCTCGGCGGCTGGTGCCCCGACTACCCCTCGGGCGCGACCTTCCTGCCCTTCGTCTTCGACGGGCGGACCATCAGGGCCAAGGGCAACCAGGGCAACTTCTCGCAGTTCCGGGACACCGCGGTGATGAAGCGGATGGACCGGATCGAGGCGATGTCCAACCCGGGCGAGGCGCAGTACGCCTGGGCCGACCTCGACACCCAGATCATGCGCGAGTCGCCGGCCGTCCCGCTGCTGTGGCAGCGCAAGCCGCTGCTGGTCGGGACCAATGTCGCGGGCGCGTTCGGCCACTCGGCGTGGACCGGGCAGTTCGACTTCGCGGTGATCGGCCTCAAGGACCCCGCCAAGAGCGCGGGTTGA
- a CDS encoding ABC transporter permease — translation MSTPLKTARRLAGRSRPAPPGSPPAGTRSAAGTHSGPWRKAWRQLRRDRAACCALAVVAALVLMALTAPLLARLGGWSPTEFDQSAIDPYLGGIPRGALGGIGARHWLGVEPATGRDLFARVVYGSQVSLMIAFAATAIVVAAGTAAGITAGYFGGRVDTALSRLMDLTMSFPSLIFMIAMMSVAENVNRVVLMTGVIGVFGWPGIARIVRGETLSLKHREYVDAARVGGSGPLRILLREILPNVSGPVIAYTTLLVPGMISTEAALSFLGVGVRPPTSSWGQMISQGVVFYDTDPMYFVIPSAFLFLAVLAFTVLGDTLRDILDPRGARS, via the coding sequence ATGAGCACACCGCTGAAGACCGCCCGGCGACTGGCCGGGCGGTCCCGGCCCGCGCCGCCGGGCAGCCCACCGGCCGGCACCCGCTCCGCGGCCGGCACCCACTCCGGCCCCTGGCGCAAGGCGTGGCGGCAACTTCGCCGGGACCGCGCGGCCTGCTGCGCCCTGGCCGTCGTCGCCGCGCTGGTGCTGATGGCCCTCACCGCGCCGCTGCTGGCCCGGCTCGGCGGCTGGTCGCCCACCGAGTTCGACCAGAGCGCCATCGACCCCTACCTGGGCGGCATCCCGCGCGGAGCGCTCGGCGGCATCGGCGCCCGGCACTGGCTGGGCGTCGAACCGGCCACCGGACGCGACCTGTTCGCCCGAGTCGTCTACGGCTCCCAGGTCTCGCTGATGATCGCCTTCGCCGCCACCGCCATCGTGGTCGCCGCGGGAACGGCCGCGGGCATCACCGCCGGCTACTTCGGCGGCCGGGTGGACACGGCCCTGAGCCGGCTGATGGACCTCACCATGTCCTTCCCCTCGCTGATCTTCATGATCGCCATGATGTCGGTCGCCGAGAACGTCAACCGGGTGGTGCTGATGACCGGAGTCATCGGAGTCTTCGGCTGGCCCGGCATCGCCCGGATCGTCCGCGGCGAGACCCTGTCGCTCAAGCACCGCGAGTACGTGGACGCGGCCCGGGTCGGCGGCTCCGGCCCGCTGCGCATCCTGCTCCGGGAGATCCTGCCCAATGTCTCCGGGCCGGTCATCGCCTACACCACCCTGCTCGTCCCCGGCATGATCAGCACCGAGGCGGCCCTGAGCTTCCTCGGCGTCGGGGTCCGGCCGCCCACGTCGTCCTGGGGGCAGATGATCTCCCAGGGCGTCGTCTTCTACGACACCGACCCGATGTACTTCGTGATCCCCAGCGCGTTCCTCTTCCTCGCGGTGCTCGCCTTCACCGTGCTCGGCGACACCCTGCGCGACATCCTCGACCCCCGGGGAGCGCGGTCGTGA
- a CDS encoding ABC transporter permease: MTFYLIRRLLGVAGVLLAVCAVTFTVFYLLPADPAAAACGKTCSPERLTQVRHLMGLDQPVWRQFTDYLTGIFAGRDLGSGPHALHCGFPCLGYSYEDSMPVWSLLTDRLPVSVSLAAGAAVLWLVLGLGAGVTAALKKGTLTDRGLMVGAVATASLPVYFTAVMLIYGVVRTAGLLPYPSYVPISHNPVSWASNLLLPWIALALLYAAMYARQSRSSMIEAMAQPYIRTARAKGMPERTVVVKHGLRSAMTPVLTLFGMDLGGLLAGAVITESIFGIPGVGQLFYDALRRSDQPVILGVTLLAAFFIVAANLVVDLLYAFVDPRVRY; this comes from the coding sequence GTGACCTTCTATCTGATCCGCAGGCTGCTGGGCGTGGCCGGAGTGCTGCTCGCCGTCTGCGCCGTCACCTTCACCGTCTTCTACCTGCTGCCCGCCGACCCGGCCGCCGCCGCCTGCGGCAAGACGTGCAGCCCCGAACGGCTCACCCAGGTACGCCACTTGATGGGCCTGGACCAGCCGGTGTGGCGGCAGTTCACCGACTACCTCACCGGCATCTTCGCCGGCCGCGACCTGGGCAGCGGACCGCACGCCCTGCACTGCGGCTTCCCCTGCCTCGGCTACTCCTACGAGGACTCGATGCCGGTGTGGAGCCTGCTCACCGACCGGCTGCCGGTGTCCGTCTCGCTCGCCGCGGGCGCCGCCGTGCTGTGGCTGGTGCTCGGACTGGGCGCGGGCGTCACCGCCGCCCTGAAGAAGGGCACGCTCACCGACCGCGGACTGATGGTCGGCGCGGTCGCCACCGCCTCGCTGCCGGTGTACTTCACCGCGGTGATGCTGATCTACGGCGTCGTCCGCACCGCCGGGCTGCTGCCGTACCCCTCCTATGTGCCGATCAGCCACAACCCGGTGAGCTGGGCGTCCAATCTGCTGCTGCCGTGGATCGCACTGGCCCTGCTCTACGCGGCCATGTACGCCCGCCAGAGCCGCAGTTCGATGATCGAGGCGATGGCGCAGCCGTACATCAGGACTGCCCGGGCCAAGGGGATGCCCGAGCGCACGGTCGTGGTCAAGCACGGGCTGCGCTCGGCGATGACCCCCGTGCTCACCCTCTTCGGCATGGATCTGGGCGGGCTGCTCGCGGGCGCGGTCATCACCGAGAGCATCTTCGGCATCCCCGGCGTCGGCCAGCTCTTCTACGACGCGCTGCGCCGCTCCGACCAGCCGGTGATCCTCGGGGTGACCCTGCTCGCCGCGTTCTTCATCGTCGCCGCGAACCTCGTGGTGGACCTGCTCTACGCGTTCGTCGACCCACGGGTGAGGTACTGA
- a CDS encoding ABC transporter ATP-binding protein, with amino-acid sequence MTPSPRTSADPPSTAEPAAGPDPGKGPAQPLLSVRDLVKTFPGRRTRLGRPTAPIRAVDGVTFDLAAGETLGLVGESGCGKSTTGRMVVRLLEPTEGSVTFDGQDISHLGQRRLRPVRRHVQMVFQDPYSSLNPRQTVARIIADPLLAQGADAGPARARAAELLELVGLIPEHLDRYPHEFSGGQAQRIGIARALATQPRLIVADEPVSALDVSVQAQIINLMERLQRELGLTYVFVAHDLSVVKRVCDRVAVMYLGRIVEIGDRTRVYTRPAHPYTVALLSAVPVPDPAAERARERVVLRGDPPSPAAPPPGCAFHPRCHKAQDVCRLVRPELVGPVGRKVACHFPEAD; translated from the coding sequence ATGACCCCGAGCCCCCGTACGTCCGCCGACCCGCCGTCCACGGCGGAGCCCGCGGCCGGACCCGATCCCGGGAAGGGCCCGGCGCAGCCGCTGCTGTCCGTGCGCGACCTCGTCAAGACCTTCCCGGGCCGCCGTACCCGCCTGGGCCGGCCCACCGCGCCGATCCGCGCGGTGGACGGCGTCACCTTCGACCTGGCCGCGGGCGAGACCCTGGGCCTGGTCGGCGAGTCGGGCTGCGGCAAGTCCACCACCGGCCGGATGGTCGTACGGCTGCTGGAGCCCACCGAGGGCTCCGTCACCTTCGACGGGCAGGACATCAGCCACCTCGGGCAGCGCCGGCTCAGACCCGTACGGCGCCATGTCCAGATGGTCTTCCAGGACCCGTACTCCTCGCTCAACCCCCGGCAGACCGTGGCCAGGATCATCGCCGACCCGCTGCTCGCCCAGGGCGCGGACGCGGGGCCGGCCCGGGCGCGGGCGGCCGAACTGCTGGAGCTGGTCGGGCTGATACCCGAGCATCTCGACCGCTACCCGCATGAGTTCTCCGGGGGTCAGGCGCAACGCATCGGCATCGCAAGGGCGTTGGCCACCCAGCCGCGGCTGATCGTCGCCGACGAGCCGGTCTCCGCGCTCGACGTGTCCGTGCAGGCCCAGATCATCAACCTGATGGAGCGGCTGCAAAGGGAGTTGGGGTTGACGTATGTCTTCGTCGCGCACGACCTCTCGGTCGTCAAACGGGTCTGCGACCGGGTGGCGGTGATGTACCTGGGCCGGATTGTCGAGATCGGCGACCGTACGCGGGTGTACACGCGGCCCGCGCACCCGTACACCGTGGCGCTGCTCTCGGCCGTGCCCGTGCCCGATCCGGCCGCCGAGCGCGCCCGGGAGCGGGTGGTGCTGCGCGGCGACCCGCCCAGCCCGGCCGCTCCGCCGCCCGGCTGCGCCTTCCATCCGCGCTGCCACAAGGCCCAGGACGTCTGCCGGCTGGTGCGGCCCGAACTGGTCGGTCCGGTCGGGCGCAAGGTCGCCTGCCACTTCCCCGAGGCCGACTGA
- a CDS encoding ABC transporter ATP-binding protein, whose translation MTDDTRPPLLEVADLGVTFRTPRGTVRAVDGIGFTVEHGRTLGLVGESGSGKSVTSLAVMGLHEDAEVSGSIALGGRELTGLSGTELSALRGRRMAMIFQDPLSSLHPYYTVGEQIAEAYRRHFGARRAVARRRAVEMLGEVGIPEPARRAGEYPHQFSGGMRQRVVIAMALACEPDLLIADEPTTALDVTVQAQILELIARIQQDRGLGVVMITHDLGVVARVAHEVLVMYGGRAAEQAPVDALFAHPAHPYTRGLLDSLPRLDDAEDAPLRTIPGSPPSLLLPVPGCAFAPRCPRVAEAESEARAGEGVRARCAGERPEFVPLGAAPGVPPGGEGTDSGGAAARLVACHLPLGAGGEPDGAVTGDKGADSAAEPASSAPESAEAPAAGPPARVPPAEADPAESPAEAPTKSPATGDGSAAVPPAADSALTLKEPR comes from the coding sequence ATGACCGACGACACCCGCCCGCCACTGCTCGAAGTGGCCGACCTGGGCGTCACCTTCCGCACCCCGCGGGGCACGGTCCGGGCCGTGGACGGCATCGGCTTCACCGTCGAGCACGGGCGGACCCTCGGCCTGGTCGGCGAGTCGGGCTCCGGCAAGTCCGTGACCTCACTGGCCGTCATGGGCCTGCACGAGGACGCCGAGGTCAGCGGCTCCATCGCGCTCGGCGGCCGGGAGCTGACCGGTCTGAGCGGCACCGAGCTGAGCGCGCTGCGCGGCCGCCGGATGGCCATGATCTTCCAGGACCCGCTCTCCAGCCTGCACCCCTACTACACCGTCGGCGAGCAGATCGCCGAGGCGTACCGGCGGCACTTCGGCGCCCGCCGGGCCGTCGCCCGGCGCCGCGCGGTGGAGATGCTCGGCGAGGTCGGCATCCCCGAACCGGCCCGCCGGGCCGGGGAGTACCCCCATCAGTTCTCCGGCGGGATGCGGCAGCGGGTGGTGATCGCCATGGCGCTGGCCTGCGAACCCGACCTGCTCATCGCCGACGAGCCGACGACCGCGCTGGACGTCACCGTCCAGGCGCAGATCCTCGAACTCATCGCGCGCATCCAGCAGGACCGCGGCCTCGGCGTCGTGATGATCACCCACGACCTGGGCGTGGTCGCCCGGGTCGCCCACGAGGTGCTGGTGATGTACGGCGGGCGGGCCGCGGAACAGGCCCCCGTGGACGCGCTGTTCGCCCACCCGGCCCACCCCTACACCCGGGGGCTGCTCGACTCGCTGCCCCGGCTGGACGACGCGGAGGACGCTCCGCTGCGGACGATTCCTGGCAGTCCGCCGTCCCTGCTGCTTCCCGTGCCGGGGTGCGCCTTCGCTCCGCGCTGCCCGCGGGTGGCGGAGGCGGAGTCGGAGGCGCGGGCGGGGGAGGGAGTGCGGGCGCGCTGCGCGGGGGAGCGGCCGGAGTTCGTTCCGCTGGGCGCCGCGCCGGGTGTCCCTCCCGGGGGCGAGGGGACCGACTCCGGCGGGGCGGCGGCCCGTCTGGTCGCGTGCCATCTGCCGCTCGGCGCGGGCGGCGAGCCGGACGGGGCCGTGACGGGGGACAAGGGGGCGGACTCCGCCGCCGAACCGGCCTCGTCCGCACCGGAGTCCGCCGAGGCGCCGGCCGCCGGGCCGCCCGCGCGGGTGCCGCCCGCCGAGGCCGACCCGGCCGAGTCGCCCGCCGAGGCGCCCACCAAGTCGCCTGCCACCGGGGACGGTTCGGCCGCCGTTCCGCCCGCCGCCGATTCGGCCCTCACCCTCAAGGAGCCGCGATGA